GTGCTACTCAGCTGGCAACTTTTGAGATTTTTATTATCAGTGAGCTGTTTATTCTATCAGCAATGGCTTAtgatcgctatgtggccatctgcaaacCTCTTCTCTATGTAGTGATCATGGCAGAGAAAGTGTGCTGGGTACTGGTGATTATTCCATATCTCTATAGCACTTTTGTGTCCCTATTTCTCACAATTAAGTTATTTACATTATCCTTCTGTGACTCTAACATCATCAGttgtttttattgtgattgtgtGTCTCTAATATCCATACTCTGTTCTGACACACATGAATTAGAACtgatcattttgattttttcaggcTGTAATTTGCTCTCTTCCCTGTTAATTGTTCTTGTATCCTACATGTTTATTCTTGTGGCTATCCTCAGAATGAACTCAGCTGAGGGGAGGTACAAAGCCTTTTCTACCTGTGGCTCCCATCTGACTGTGGTGCTTGTGTTCTATGGGACACTGTTGTTCATTTACCTGCAACCCAAATCCAGCCATACCTTTGATACTGATAAAATGGCCTCTGTGTTTTACACCCTGGTTATCCCAATGCTGAATCCATTGATCTACAGCCTAAggaacaaagatgtaaaagatgcTTTAAAAAGAATCTTAACTAATCAAAGAAAAATGCCcacttaatattttaatgttcaaTAATAGAGTTACCAGAAAATTTGTATGGTATTCTCTCATTAATTATAGAATCAGAAAGTAGAAATATttgatcaaattatttttctatattttcctctttttatgaATAAATACTTCATTTTCTGTATCCCTGTACTCTTCTTCACATCAATAGAAATAAACATAGCAGCCAGATAATAGAAGCCTCCAGTTTTCAAGATTATGTGAAACCtatgttatttagaaataaggCAAGTAATTCCAAATTTTGGGTAAAGCAAAAAATTCCTCACTGAACTCCCTTGGCATCTGTGTCACAAAGATTTCTTGACTCTTAAgtcagttccattgatctatatcaATATTTATGGGAAAGACACACTGTCCCATTTACTATAATTTAGTAGTAAGTTTTGATATCAGGTTgggtaagttctcccacttttcTCTTCACTTAAAAATTATTGTGAGTATTCTAGTTCCATTGCATTTCCAAATAATATTAGAATTAGCTTGACAATATCTTCAAAAattcctgctgggattttgaaagTGATTGCTCTGAATATGTAAATCAATTTGTGACAAATtaccatttcaaatattttcagtctCCTAAACCTAAACCAAGTACATGACATATCCCTATTTATATAAGATTTAATTACTCTTGGCAAGGTTTTGTAGTACTCCATGTAtaagttttgcattttttattaaatttatttctgagtATTTTGTTCTGTTGGATGTCATTGTGAAAGTAACTGCTAACTTAACTGTATTTTTGGATTATTAGCTCTTGT
This genomic stretch from Choloepus didactylus isolate mChoDid1 chromosome 6, mChoDid1.pri, whole genome shotgun sequence harbors:
- the LOC119536362 gene encoding olfactory receptor 8K1 encodes the protein MNHVEKHNHTAATKVTEFILMGITDHPGLKAPLFAIFLVIYLVTVIGNLGMIFLTHLDSKLHTPMYFFLRHLSITDLGYSTVIGPKMMVNFVVSKNTISYNWCATQLATFEIFIISELFILSAMAYDRYVAICKPLLYVVIMAEKVCWVLVIIPYLYSTFVSLFLTIKLFTLSFCDSNIISCFYCDCVSLISILCSDTHELELIILIFSGCNLLSSLLIVLVSYMFILVAILRMNSAEGRYKAFSTCGSHLTVVLVFYGTLLFIYLQPKSSHTFDTDKMASVFYTLVIPMLNPLIYSLRNKDVKDALKRILTNQRKMPT